The proteins below come from a single Synechococcus sp. WH 8101 genomic window:
- a CDS encoding cryptochrome/photolyase family protein → MEEITLIYPHQLFAHHPGLAPGRPVVLVEEPLLFGTDPSWPLQLHPQKLLLHRHSIEAYRHRLEAAGHPVRLQRHDQAASTEDHLALLLAQGVRHLHLVDPVDDWLERRIRRWSAREGLRLTWYASPMLLTPVEEGEAFLARGKKPSMARFYERQRRRLGVLIDPQGQPVGGRWSFDADNRKKLPKQIQLPPDPLQADLQADPVTGLVPVDHSGAERWLEAFLEQRLQKFGAYEDAISRQHHVLWHSVLTPMLNIGLLTPQQVLDRTLARAEAGDVPLNSLEGFVRQIIGWREFMALMYRHHGVTLRNGNFWGLEDRPIPEAFYTGHTGLPPIDAVIQRVRRSGYCHHIERLMLLGNVMLLCGFHPTRICNWFMELFLDAYDWVMVPNVYGMSQFADGGLFTTKPYVSGSNYVRKMSDYPKGPWCDVWDSLFWSFIDRHGDFFRSQVRLAMMARHLDRMGEATLAEHRERAQRFLDGLA, encoded by the coding sequence ATGGAGGAAATCACCCTCATCTACCCCCACCAGCTGTTTGCCCACCACCCCGGTCTGGCCCCCGGCCGCCCGGTGGTGCTGGTGGAGGAGCCGCTGCTGTTTGGCACAGATCCGTCCTGGCCGTTGCAGCTCCATCCCCAGAAGCTGCTGTTGCATCGCCACTCGATCGAGGCCTACAGGCATCGGCTCGAGGCGGCCGGGCATCCGGTGCGGCTGCAGCGCCACGATCAGGCGGCCAGCACGGAAGACCATCTGGCCCTGCTGCTGGCGCAGGGGGTGCGTCACCTCCACCTGGTCGATCCCGTTGATGACTGGCTGGAGCGCCGCATCCGCCGCTGGTCGGCCCGGGAGGGCCTCAGGCTCACGTGGTATGCCTCGCCGATGCTGCTGACGCCGGTGGAGGAGGGCGAAGCCTTCCTGGCCCGTGGCAAGAAGCCCTCGATGGCCCGGTTTTACGAGCGCCAGCGGCGGCGCTTGGGCGTGTTGATCGATCCGCAGGGTCAACCCGTGGGCGGTCGATGGAGTTTTGATGCCGACAATCGCAAAAAGCTGCCGAAGCAGATCCAGCTGCCACCGGATCCACTTCAGGCTGATCTTCAGGCGGATCCGGTGACTGGCCTGGTGCCGGTCGATCACAGCGGAGCGGAGCGTTGGCTCGAGGCCTTTCTCGAGCAACGCTTGCAGAAGTTCGGGGCCTACGAAGACGCCATCAGCCGGCAGCATCACGTGCTCTGGCACAGCGTGCTCACCCCCATGCTCAACATCGGCCTGCTCACCCCGCAACAGGTGCTCGATCGCACCCTGGCCCGGGCTGAGGCGGGGGATGTGCCGCTCAATTCACTCGAGGGGTTTGTGCGTCAGATCATTGGTTGGCGTGAATTCATGGCGTTGATGTATCGCCACCACGGCGTGACCCTGCGCAACGGCAATTTCTGGGGTCTGGAGGATCGGCCAATCCCTGAGGCCTTCTACACCGGTCACACCGGCCTTCCCCCGATCGATGCAGTGATTCAACGGGTGCGGCGCAGTGGCTACTGCCATCACATCGAGCGGTTGATGCTGCTCGGGAATGTGATGCTCCTCTGCGGCTTCCACCCCACCCGCATTTGCAATTGGTTCATGGAGCTGTTCCTTGATGCCTACGACTGGGTGATGGTGCCGAATGTGTATGGCATGAGTCAGTTCGCCGATGGGGGTCTGTTCACCACCAAGCCCTACGTCTCCGGCTCCAACTATGTGCGCAAGATGTCGGATTACCCGAAGGGGCCTTGGTGCGACGTTTGGGACAGCCTCTTCTGGAGCTTCATCGATCGCCATGGCGACTTTTTCCGCAGCCAGGTGCGTCTGGCGATGATGGCGCGCCATCTCGATCGCATGGGTGAGGCGACCCTGGCGGAGCATCGCGAGCGGGCTCAGCGTTTTCTTGACGGGCTGGCCTGA
- the metH gene encoding methionine synthase has translation MQAELVAPTPIVSRFLSRLHSPERPVLVFDGATGTSLQQLNLTAEDFGGPELEGCNENLVVTRPDAVQAVHRQFLEAGCDVIETDTFGAASVVLAEYGLQDQAFALNKRAAELARTVAQEYSTAEKPRFVAGSMGPTTKLPTLGHIGFDTLKEAYREQAAGLLAGDVDLFIIETCQDVLQIKAALQGVEAAFADAGERRPLMVSVTMETTGTMLVGSDIAAVVAILEPFAIDILGLNCATGPEQMKEHIRYLAEHSPFVVSCIPNAGLPENVGGVAHYRLQPLELKMQLMHFVEDLGVQVIGGCCGTTPAHIQALSELSAELKPAQRPCRTEHRQRVQLSYEPAAASIYGATSYHQDNSFLIIGERLNASGSKKVRELLNAEDWDGLVAVARGQVKENAHVLDVNVDYVGRDGEQDMHELVTRVVTNINLPLMLDSTEWQKMEAGLKVAGGKCILNSTNYEDGDERFFKVLELARRYGAGVVVGTIDEEGMARTAEKKLAIAKRAYRDAVEFGIPAREIFYDPLALPISTGIEEDRRNGLETIEAIRRIREELPGVHVVLGVSNVSFGLSPAARISLNSVFLHDCCEAGMDAAIVSPAKILPLMKIAEEHQQVCRDLIFDRRRFEGDVCTYDPLTELTTLFEGVSAKEARQSGPSLADLPVEERLKQHIIDGERIGLEEALSEGLQSYPPLEIVNTFLLDGMKVVGDLFGSGQMQLPFVLQSAETMKAAVAFLEPHMEKSDGKRSAKAKFLIATVKGDVHDIGKNLVDIILTNNGYEVINLGIKQEVGAIIAAQQEHQADCIAMSGLLVKSTAFMKDNLQAFNDAGISVPVVLGGAALTPRFVNKDCSEVYEGKVIYGRDAFTDLRFMDAYVKARAEERWDDRRGFLDGTPEGLTIGGEDSAVSEAGAGQAAAAEAAAEASETTREANAALPVSSERSEAVPAEAPIQPPFLGASLLEGPEAIPLEDVIAYLDRQALFAGQWQMRKAREQTREAYEAELQEKAEPILQSWLERVRSEQLLRPAVAYGYFPCGREGNDLLVFSTDGAEELGRFSLPRQRSGNRYCIADFFADLRDGRPTDVLPMQAVTMGEEASRFAQDLFQRDAYSDYLFFHGLAVQMAEALAEWTHARIRRDCGFPDPEGLPIRDVLAQRYRGSRYSFGYPACPNVGDSRQQLAWLDAERIGLAMDESEQLHPEQSTTALVALHSKARYFSA, from the coding sequence ATGCAGGCAGAACTGGTGGCGCCGACCCCCATTGTTTCCCGCTTTCTTTCTCGCCTCCATTCTCCTGAACGCCCGGTTCTGGTGTTTGACGGTGCCACTGGCACCTCTCTGCAGCAACTCAATCTCACCGCTGAGGATTTCGGCGGTCCCGAACTGGAGGGCTGCAACGAGAACCTGGTGGTCACCCGTCCGGATGCGGTGCAGGCCGTGCATCGCCAGTTTCTGGAGGCCGGCTGCGATGTGATCGAAACCGACACCTTCGGTGCCGCCTCGGTGGTGTTGGCGGAATACGGGCTTCAGGATCAGGCGTTTGCGCTCAACAAACGGGCGGCTGAATTGGCCCGCACGGTGGCGCAGGAATACAGCACTGCAGAGAAGCCCCGATTCGTGGCCGGCTCCATGGGACCGACCACCAAACTGCCGACCCTGGGCCATATCGGCTTCGACACCCTCAAAGAGGCCTACCGCGAACAGGCCGCCGGGCTGTTGGCCGGTGATGTGGATCTGTTCATCATCGAAACCTGCCAGGACGTGCTGCAGATCAAAGCGGCGCTCCAGGGTGTTGAGGCCGCCTTCGCCGACGCTGGTGAACGCCGGCCCCTGATGGTGTCGGTGACGATGGAAACCACCGGCACCATGTTGGTGGGATCCGACATCGCCGCTGTGGTGGCGATTCTCGAACCCTTTGCCATCGACATTCTTGGTCTGAACTGCGCCACGGGCCCGGAGCAGATGAAGGAGCACATCCGTTATCTGGCGGAGCATTCCCCTTTTGTGGTCAGTTGCATTCCTAATGCCGGCCTGCCTGAAAATGTGGGTGGCGTGGCGCACTACCGCCTGCAGCCGCTGGAGCTGAAGATGCAGCTCATGCACTTCGTGGAGGATCTCGGTGTGCAGGTGATCGGTGGCTGCTGCGGCACCACACCGGCCCATATCCAAGCGCTCTCGGAGTTGTCCGCTGAGCTCAAGCCTGCGCAGCGTCCCTGCCGCACGGAGCATCGTCAACGGGTGCAGCTCAGCTACGAACCGGCGGCGGCCTCGATTTATGGCGCCACCTCGTATCACCAGGACAATTCTTTTCTGATCATCGGTGAGCGCCTCAACGCCAGCGGTTCCAAGAAAGTGCGGGAACTGCTCAATGCTGAAGACTGGGATGGCCTGGTGGCGGTGGCCCGCGGCCAGGTGAAAGAAAACGCCCACGTGCTCGATGTGAACGTCGATTATGTGGGGCGTGATGGTGAGCAGGACATGCACGAATTGGTGACCCGCGTGGTCACCAACATCAACCTGCCGCTGATGCTCGACTCCACCGAGTGGCAGAAGATGGAGGCGGGCCTGAAGGTGGCCGGCGGCAAGTGCATCCTCAACTCCACCAACTACGAAGATGGCGATGAACGCTTCTTCAAGGTGCTCGAACTGGCGCGGCGCTACGGCGCCGGCGTGGTGGTGGGAACCATCGACGAAGAGGGGATGGCGCGCACGGCTGAGAAGAAGCTGGCGATCGCGAAACGGGCCTATCGCGATGCGGTGGAATTCGGAATTCCTGCCCGTGAGATCTTTTACGACCCTCTGGCCCTGCCGATCTCCACGGGGATTGAAGAGGATCGCCGCAACGGCCTGGAAACGATCGAGGCGATCCGGCGCATCCGCGAGGAACTGCCCGGAGTGCACGTGGTGCTCGGTGTTTCCAACGTGAGTTTCGGCCTGTCACCAGCGGCGCGGATCAGCCTCAACTCCGTGTTTCTGCACGACTGCTGTGAGGCCGGCATGGACGCAGCGATTGTGTCGCCCGCCAAGATCCTGCCCTTGATGAAGATCGCCGAGGAGCACCAGCAGGTCTGCCGTGATCTGATCTTTGATCGGCGTCGCTTTGAGGGCGACGTCTGCACCTACGACCCACTCACCGAACTCACCACCCTGTTTGAGGGGGTGAGTGCCAAGGAGGCCCGCCAGTCGGGGCCGTCCCTGGCCGATCTGCCGGTGGAGGAGCGCCTCAAGCAGCACATCATCGATGGGGAACGCATTGGCCTTGAGGAGGCACTCAGCGAAGGCCTCCAGTCGTATCCGCCCCTGGAGATTGTCAACACGTTTCTGCTCGATGGCATGAAGGTGGTGGGTGATCTATTCGGCTCCGGCCAGATGCAGCTCCCCTTCGTGCTCCAATCCGCCGAAACCATGAAAGCCGCCGTGGCCTTCCTCGAGCCCCACATGGAGAAATCCGATGGCAAGCGCTCGGCGAAGGCGAAGTTTTTGATCGCCACCGTGAAGGGCGATGTGCACGATATCGGCAAAAACCTGGTCGACATCATCCTCACCAACAACGGCTATGAGGTGATCAATCTCGGCATCAAACAGGAGGTGGGTGCGATCATCGCGGCGCAGCAGGAGCACCAGGCCGACTGCATTGCCATGAGCGGTTTGCTGGTTAAATCAACCGCCTTCATGAAAGACAATCTGCAGGCGTTCAATGACGCTGGAATCAGCGTGCCCGTGGTGCTCGGTGGTGCTGCACTCACCCCTCGGTTTGTCAACAAGGATTGCAGCGAGGTGTATGAGGGCAAGGTGATCTATGGCCGTGATGCTTTCACCGATCTGCGCTTCATGGATGCCTATGTGAAGGCTCGAGCCGAGGAGCGTTGGGATGATCGACGCGGCTTCCTCGATGGCACGCCTGAAGGTCTCACCATCGGTGGAGAGGATTCTGCGGTCAGCGAGGCTGGTGCAGGTCAAGCAGCTGCAGCTGAAGCGGCGGCTGAGGCCAGTGAGACCACCCGTGAGGCAAACGCAGCTCTGCCGGTCAGCTCTGAGCGCTCCGAGGCCGTTCCAGCCGAAGCCCCGATCCAGCCCCCCTTCCTGGGCGCCAGCTTGCTCGAGGGCCCGGAGGCGATTCCGCTCGAGGACGTGATCGCCTACCTCGATCGCCAGGCTCTCTTCGCCGGCCAATGGCAGATGCGCAAAGCCCGGGAGCAAACGCGTGAGGCCTATGAGGCGGAGCTGCAGGAGAAGGCGGAGCCGATCCTGCAGAGCTGGCTGGAGCGGGTGCGGTCGGAGCAGCTGCTCAGGCCGGCCGTGGCCTACGGCTACTTCCCGTGCGGCCGGGAGGGCAACGATCTGCTGGTGTTTTCCACCGATGGCGCCGAGGAGCTCGGTCGCTTCTCCCTGCCGCGCCAACGCAGCGGCAATCGTTATTGCATCGCCGATTTCTTCGCTGATCTGCGCGATGGCCGACCAACCGACGTATTGCCGATGCAGGCGGTGACCATGGGCGAGGAGGCCAGTCGCTTCGCTCAGGATCTGTTCCAGCGGGATGCCTACAGCGACTATCTCTTCTTTCACGGCCTGGCCGTGCAGATGGCGGAGGCCCTGGCGGAGTGGACCCATGCCCGGATCCGCCGGGACTGTGGTTTCCCTGATCCGGAGGGTCTGCCCATCCGCGATGTGTTGGCACAGCGGTATCGGGGCAGCCGCTATTCCTTTGGCTATCCGGCCTGCCCGAATGTGGGTGATTCGAGGCAACAGCTCGCCTGGCTCGACGCTGAGCGGATCGGCCTGGCGATGGATGAGTCGGAGCAGCTCCACCCCGAGCAGAGCACCACGGCCCTGGTGGCTCTGCACAGCAAGGCGCGTTACTTCAGCGCCTGA
- the hemJ gene encoding protoporphyrinogen oxidase HemJ — protein MTLPSEAYLWFKTLHIVGVVVWFAGLFYLVRLFIYHVEAEELAPELRTPFQTQYGLMERRLANIITTPGMVVAVSMAVGLLAVQPSWLHQGWMHAKLAFVAALLVYHAFCYRLMGQLQRGDCRWSGRQLRALNELPTLLLVIVVMLVVFKNQFPTGAATWFVVALVVFMAASIQFYARWRRLKAEALAAEPAEAHGH, from the coding sequence ATGACCCTGCCGTCCGAGGCCTACCTCTGGTTCAAGACCCTCCACATTGTGGGCGTGGTGGTGTGGTTTGCCGGGCTCTTCTACCTGGTGCGGTTGTTCATCTACCACGTGGAAGCGGAGGAGCTGGCCCCTGAGCTGCGCACGCCCTTTCAGACCCAATACGGCCTGATGGAACGGCGCTTGGCCAACATCATCACCACCCCCGGCATGGTGGTGGCGGTGTCGATGGCGGTGGGCCTGCTGGCGGTGCAACCCAGTTGGCTGCATCAGGGCTGGATGCACGCCAAGCTCGCGTTTGTCGCCGCACTCCTCGTTTATCACGCCTTTTGCTACCGCCTCATGGGGCAATTGCAGCGAGGCGACTGCCGTTGGAGCGGACGACAGCTGCGCGCCCTCAATGAACTCCCCACCCTGCTCCTGGTGATCGTGGTGATGCTCGTGGTGTTCAAGAACCAGTTTCCGACCGGCGCCGCCACCTGGTTCGTGGTTGCCCTAGTGGTGTTCATGGCCGCCTCAATTCAGTTCTATGCCCGCTGGCGGCGGCTCAAAGCCGAAGCCCTCGCAGCCGAGCCTGCCGAAGCCCATGGCCACTGA
- the cobN gene encoding cobaltochelatase subunit CobN has translation MHRLSSVPGSDEGGEVVLVEQPTAPLLLLTSAQTDISTLARVLEAPEAAPWRDRIRALPLDALQHQAQIDHYLASTGADARLIVVRLLGGRGHWSYGFEQVLRWQEARSDRQLIVLAGTPDQDRALHSLSSVPEPLCDGLAGLMREGGPENLKRCLDALALVLAGEEPQTSALEPLPMADPAPWQWQDTPGPRVGVILYRALARAGDTAVAEALLTSLRRRGLVPRALWVSSLRDPVVQQGVLDLLQQQQVELVITTTAFASVQFEEAGLGSPLWDQLDRPVLQVLSSGRSRQVWADSSRGLDPLDLSLQVVLPELDGRITTRVGGFREQQQAHPSLATAVHGLEPDLTGLDWVVQHAEAWIALRRSQARERRVALVLANYPIRNGRVANGVGLDTPASLHNALHWLQESGHDLGVDPLPGTSEALMQALLRGRSNDPESHHRPALDHLPLGDYQAWWQQLPAEARQAVEGRWGPPEQAVDLDTTLDGSTGFAIHGLRFGHVVVLIQPSRGYDPDQLSDLHSPDLPPPHRYLAQYLWMRQVHGCQVMVHLGKHGSAEWLPGKAVGLSKSCAPALALGPIPHLYPFIVNDPGEGSQAKRRGHAVILDHLTPPLGRAGSHGDLVSLEQLLDEVVEARQLGAERCGVLDEQLLALLTRLNWPGLPSGSVNKTQERQALFAAPEWSDCLEQVETYLCELKEAQIRTGLHRLGTEPEPHALVELLLAIARCPGPDRPGLTQAIARRLGLSCDPWADEDGQALQASDQAWLEGHGMERPRRVADAVDWLERQASTLIQHLIEREGRNETDGQALHSDLERWLLDGRDPSLLHLTQTLIPRLRACADRERAGFLHAMAGGRIASGPSGAPTRGRPDVLPTGRNFYSVDLRGLPTEAAWDLGRRSAEQLLELYLLEEGEPLRHLALSVWGTATMRNGGEDIAQMLALLGVRPVWDGPTRRLVDLEVIPLALLQRPRVDVTLRISGLFRDAFPQLVRWVDRALALVAGLEEDAHDNPLAARSRDNGRPPRVFGSAPGAYGAGLQALIDSGQWEEQGDLAEAFLSWSRWAYDGQGEPQEDREGLERSLSEVQVVLHNQDNREHDLLDSDDYYQFQGGLAAAVTAVRGRPAALWFADHSRRERLRLHPLGKEIDKVMRSRLLNPRWIEGMRGHGYKGAFEMAASLDYLFAYDASSGVVQNWCYAAVQDAWLDDSENRAFLIRHNPWALRDMAERLLEAANRQLWSDATPGRLERLRQLVLEAETRVEHDGLSD, from the coding sequence ATGCACCGACTGAGCAGCGTCCCTGGATCCGATGAAGGCGGCGAGGTGGTGCTCGTCGAGCAGCCGACGGCACCGCTGTTGCTACTCACCAGCGCCCAGACCGACATCAGCACCCTCGCCAGGGTGTTGGAGGCACCGGAGGCGGCCCCCTGGCGCGATCGGATCCGTGCCCTGCCGCTCGATGCGCTGCAACACCAGGCCCAGATCGATCACTATCTCGCCAGCACTGGTGCCGACGCCCGCTTGATCGTGGTGCGTCTGCTCGGTGGCCGGGGCCACTGGTCCTATGGCTTCGAGCAAGTGCTGCGCTGGCAGGAAGCCCGCAGCGATCGCCAGCTGATCGTTCTGGCTGGCACCCCGGATCAGGACCGTGCCCTGCATAGCCTGAGCTCCGTTCCCGAACCTCTCTGCGATGGCCTCGCTGGCTTGATGCGAGAAGGCGGCCCGGAGAATCTCAAGCGTTGCCTCGATGCCTTGGCTCTGGTGCTGGCAGGCGAGGAGCCCCAGACCTCGGCGCTGGAGCCGCTGCCGATGGCCGATCCGGCCCCCTGGCAGTGGCAGGACACCCCCGGGCCTCGGGTCGGTGTGATCCTGTATCGCGCCCTGGCCCGTGCCGGCGACACGGCGGTGGCGGAAGCGCTGCTCACCAGCCTGCGCCGGCGTGGCCTGGTGCCGCGAGCGCTCTGGGTGAGCAGCCTGCGCGATCCGGTGGTGCAGCAGGGCGTGTTGGATCTCTTGCAGCAACAGCAGGTGGAGCTGGTGATCACCACCACCGCCTTCGCCTCGGTGCAATTCGAAGAGGCCGGTCTTGGCAGTCCGCTCTGGGATCAGCTCGATCGCCCGGTTCTGCAAGTGCTCAGCAGCGGCCGCTCCCGCCAGGTGTGGGCCGATTCCTCCCGAGGCCTCGACCCCCTCGACCTCTCGCTCCAGGTGGTGCTGCCCGAGCTCGATGGACGCATCACCACCCGGGTCGGTGGCTTCCGGGAGCAGCAGCAGGCCCATCCCAGCCTGGCCACGGCGGTGCATGGCCTCGAACCGGACCTCACCGGACTGGACTGGGTGGTGCAACACGCCGAGGCCTGGATTGCGTTGCGGCGCAGCCAGGCCCGCGAGCGTCGTGTCGCCTTGGTTCTGGCCAACTATCCGATCCGCAATGGGCGTGTGGCCAATGGCGTCGGTCTCGACACCCCCGCCTCGTTGCACAACGCCCTGCACTGGTTGCAGGAGTCGGGTCACGACCTCGGTGTCGACCCTTTGCCCGGCACTTCAGAGGCCTTGATGCAGGCTCTGCTGAGGGGGCGCAGCAATGATCCCGAGAGCCACCATCGCCCAGCCCTCGACCACCTCCCCCTTGGCGACTATCAGGCCTGGTGGCAGCAATTACCTGCCGAGGCGCGCCAGGCGGTGGAAGGGCGATGGGGGCCACCGGAGCAGGCGGTGGATCTCGACACAACGTTGGATGGCTCCACTGGTTTCGCCATCCATGGCTTGCGCTTTGGCCATGTGGTGGTGCTGATTCAACCGAGTCGCGGCTATGACCCGGATCAGCTCAGCGATCTCCACTCCCCTGACCTGCCGCCACCGCACCGCTACCTGGCCCAATACCTCTGGATGCGCCAGGTGCACGGTTGCCAGGTGATGGTGCACCTGGGTAAACACGGCAGCGCCGAATGGCTGCCGGGCAAAGCGGTGGGCCTGAGCAAGTCCTGTGCACCGGCTCTGGCTTTGGGGCCGATTCCCCATCTCTATCCCTTCATCGTCAACGATCCGGGCGAAGGGTCCCAGGCCAAACGGCGAGGCCATGCCGTGATCCTCGATCACCTGACGCCGCCGTTGGGGCGTGCTGGATCCCATGGCGACCTGGTGAGCCTGGAGCAGCTGCTCGATGAAGTGGTCGAGGCCCGGCAGCTGGGAGCGGAGCGCTGTGGCGTGCTCGATGAGCAACTGCTCGCGCTGCTCACCCGCCTCAACTGGCCGGGTTTGCCCAGCGGCAGCGTCAACAAGACCCAGGAGCGCCAGGCCCTGTTTGCTGCACCGGAGTGGAGCGATTGCCTGGAGCAGGTGGAGACCTATCTCTGTGAATTGAAGGAAGCGCAGATCCGCACTGGCCTGCATCGCCTCGGCACCGAGCCGGAGCCGCACGCCCTGGTGGAACTGCTGCTGGCGATCGCCCGATGTCCTGGGCCCGATCGCCCCGGCCTCACCCAGGCGATAGCCAGGCGTCTCGGCCTCAGCTGTGATCCCTGGGCCGATGAGGATGGCCAGGCTCTCCAGGCCAGCGATCAGGCCTGGCTGGAGGGCCATGGCATGGAGCGGCCCCGCCGCGTCGCCGATGCCGTCGACTGGTTGGAGCGTCAGGCCTCCACGCTGATTCAGCACCTGATCGAGCGTGAGGGCCGCAACGAAACCGACGGCCAGGCCCTCCATTCCGATCTGGAGCGCTGGCTGCTGGATGGCCGTGATCCAAGCCTGCTGCATCTCACACAAACGTTGATTCCCCGCCTGCGGGCCTGCGCCGATCGGGAGCGGGCGGGATTCCTCCATGCCATGGCCGGTGGCCGGATCGCCAGCGGCCCCTCCGGCGCACCCACCCGGGGGCGACCGGATGTGCTGCCCACAGGCCGGAATTTCTATTCGGTGGATCTGCGCGGACTGCCGACGGAAGCGGCCTGGGATCTGGGCCGGCGCAGTGCCGAACAGTTGCTCGAGCTTTACCTGCTGGAGGAGGGCGAGCCCTTGCGGCATCTGGCCTTGTCGGTGTGGGGCACGGCGACGATGCGCAACGGCGGCGAGGACATCGCCCAGATGCTGGCCCTTTTGGGGGTGAGACCGGTGTGGGATGGACCGACCCGGCGCTTGGTGGATCTGGAGGTGATTCCCCTCGCCCTACTGCAACGCCCCCGCGTCGATGTGACGCTGCGGATCTCCGGTCTGTTCCGCGATGCCTTTCCCCAACTGGTGCGCTGGGTGGATCGGGCGTTGGCGTTGGTGGCCGGCCTGGAGGAAGACGCCCACGACAATCCCCTGGCAGCCCGCAGCCGCGACAACGGTCGCCCGCCGCGGGTGTTCGGCTCCGCACCCGGTGCCTACGGCGCTGGCCTGCAGGCCCTGATTGATTCAGGCCAGTGGGAGGAGCAGGGCGACCTGGCCGAGGCCTTCCTGAGCTGGAGCCGTTGGGCCTACGACGGGCAGGGGGAACCCCAGGAGGATCGGGAGGGCCTGGAGCGCAGCCTGAGCGAGGTGCAGGTGGTGCTCCACAACCAGGACAACCGGGAGCATGACCTGCTCGATTCCGACGATTACTACCAGTTCCAGGGCGGTCTGGCCGCTGCCGTGACGGCAGTGCGCGGTCGACCTGCCGCGCTCTGGTTTGCCGACCACTCGCGGCGAGAGCGCTTGCGCCTGCATCCGCTCGGCAAAGAAATCGACAAGGTGATGCGCAGCCGGCTGCTCAATCCCCGCTGGATCGAGGGCATGCGCGGCCATGGCTACAAGGGAGCCTTCGAGATGGCCGCCAGCCTCGACTACCTGTTTGCCTATGACGCCAGCAGCGGCGTGGTGCAGAACTGGTGTTACGCCGCCGTTCAGGACGCCTGGCTCGATGACAGCGAAAACCGCGCCTTTCTGATCCGCCACAACCCCTGGGCCCTGCGCGACATGGCGGAACGGTTATTGGAAGCCGCCAATCGCCAGCTCTGGTCCGATGCAACGCCTGGGCGACTGGAACGGCTGCGCCAGTTGGTGCTCGAGGCCGAGACGCGCGTGGAGCACGACGGCCTCAGCGACTGA
- a CDS encoding branched-chain amino acid transaminase, whose amino-acid sequence MHQFLPYAWFEGRCIPFSEAKVSVATHALHYGTGAFGGMRAIPDPQTADHVLLFRADRHARRLSQSARLLLTDLSETTVMEALTAMLRANRPTTPIYLRPFVYTSDLGIAPRLHNIETDFLIYGLELGDYLSPEGVSCRISSWTRQEDRSLPLRGKISGAYITSSLAKTEAVLSGFDEALLLNSRGKISEASGMNLFIVRDGVLITPGVDQDILEGITRASVIELARSMGVTVVERPVDKTELFIADEVFLTGTAAKITPVRQLESTTLSSERPLMNALRERLVAITEGRDPAYEHWVTRIDLNG is encoded by the coding sequence ATGCATCAGTTCCTGCCGTACGCCTGGTTTGAAGGCCGTTGCATCCCCTTCTCAGAAGCGAAGGTGTCGGTCGCGACCCACGCGCTCCACTACGGCACGGGCGCGTTTGGCGGCATGCGGGCGATTCCCGATCCGCAGACGGCAGATCACGTGCTTCTGTTCCGGGCTGATCGCCATGCCCGTCGCCTCAGTCAGAGCGCCCGGCTCCTGCTGACGGATTTGAGTGAAACCACCGTGATGGAGGCACTCACCGCGATGCTGCGGGCGAATCGGCCCACCACACCGATCTACCTGCGACCGTTCGTCTACACGAGTGACCTCGGCATCGCCCCCCGGTTGCACAACATCGAAACCGACTTCCTGATCTATGGCCTCGAGTTGGGGGATTACCTCTCGCCCGAGGGCGTCAGTTGCCGGATCAGCTCCTGGACCCGTCAGGAAGATCGTTCCCTGCCCCTGCGCGGCAAGATCAGCGGCGCCTACATCACCAGCTCCCTGGCCAAGACCGAGGCGGTACTCAGCGGTTTCGACGAAGCCTTGTTGCTTAACAGCCGCGGCAAGATCAGCGAGGCCAGCGGCATGAATCTGTTCATCGTGCGCGACGGCGTCCTGATCACCCCCGGGGTGGATCAGGACATCCTCGAGGGCATCACCCGCGCCAGCGTGATCGAGCTGGCCCGCAGCATGGGGGTCACGGTGGTGGAGCGTCCGGTCGACAAGACGGAGCTGTTCATCGCTGATGAGGTGTTTCTCACCGGCACGGCCGCCAAGATCACACCGGTGCGCCAGCTGGAATCCACCACCCTTTCCAGTGAGCGTCCCTTGATGAATGCACTGCGCGAGCGACTGGTGGCGATCACCGAAGGGCGCGATCCCGCGTATGAGCACTGGGTCACGCGCATCGACCTCAACGGCTGA
- a CDS encoding PHP domain-containing protein, with protein sequence MATDRHPLRPILETVGPESCPAALNFHCHTLCSDGSLSPEALIRQARDQGLKHLAVTDHHSAAAFRPMQAWLERQLDAGHAVPTLWSGMEISCVLRGCLVHVLALGFELDHPALHVYSQGDAAVGEPLRAEAVRKAIHAAGGLAVLAHPARYRLGYPELIDAAAELGFDGGEAWYDYDMQPRWSPTPLMCEAIDAQLKNLGLLRTCGTDTHGHDLKGR encoded by the coding sequence ATGGCCACTGATCGCCACCCCCTGAGGCCCATCCTTGAAACGGTGGGCCCCGAGAGCTGCCCGGCGGCTCTCAATTTCCACTGCCACACGCTCTGCAGCGACGGCAGCCTCTCCCCCGAGGCCCTGATTCGGCAGGCCCGCGATCAGGGCCTCAAGCATCTCGCCGTCACCGATCACCACAGTGCGGCGGCGTTCCGCCCGATGCAGGCCTGGTTGGAGCGGCAGCTGGACGCCGGCCACGCGGTGCCCACCCTCTGGAGCGGCATGGAGATCAGTTGCGTGCTGCGCGGCTGCCTCGTGCACGTGCTGGCGCTGGGCTTCGAGCTCGACCACCCGGCGTTGCACGTCTACAGCCAGGGGGATGCGGCGGTGGGAGAACCGCTCCGGGCAGAGGCCGTCCGCAAGGCGATTCATGCTGCTGGCGGTCTGGCTGTGCTGGCCCATCCGGCCCGTTATCGCCTCGGTTACCCCGAGCTGATCGATGCGGCGGCTGAGCTGGGCTTCGATGGCGGCGAGGCCTGGTACGACTACGACATGCAACCGCGTTGGAGCCCGACACCGCTGATGTGCGAAGCGATCGATGCCCAGTTGAAGAACCTTGGCCTTTTGCGTACGTGTGGCACCGATACCCACGGCCATGACCTCAAGGGTCGCTAA